The window GGAGCCGCGGTGGTCACTCCGGGTTGCGGCCCGTGCGTGGGTACGCACAACGGCGTGCCCGCCGACGGTGAACGGGTGATCTCAAGTGCCAACCGGAACTTCAAAGGCCGCATGGGGAACAGTAAGGCGGAGATTTACCTGGCGTCCCCGGCGGCGGTGGCCGCGGCGGCCCTGACCGGCGAGATCACCGACCCGCGAGAATTCTTGAAGTAGGTGACGAGATGCTGCTTTCAGGTAAAGCACATGTGTTTGGTGATGATATAAACACCGACTACATCATTTCGGGCAAGTATAAGTTCAAAACCCTGGACCTGGCCGAGTTGGCCCGCCACGTAATGGAGGACCTGGACCCGGACTTTTACCGGAAGATTACGGCCGGGGACTTCATTGTGGCCGGGCGGAACTTCGGTTGCGGGTCGTCCCGCGAACAGGCACCGCTGGCCATCAAGCACGCCGGGATTTCCGCGGTGGTGGC of the Bacillota bacterium genome contains:
- a CDS encoding 3-isopropylmalate dehydratase small subunit, whose protein sequence is MLLSGKAHVFGDDINTDYIISGKYKFKTLDLAELARHVMEDLDPDFYRKITAGDFIVAGRNFGCGSSREQAPLAIKHAGISAVVAGSFARIFYRNAINTGLPVIECDTRSIEPGDELEVDLGAGILKNRTRGVEVKITPLPAVMLKILDDGGLAAHFRKHGGFHLGSEK